A DNA window from Ctenopharyngodon idella isolate HZGC_01 chromosome 10, HZGC01, whole genome shotgun sequence contains the following coding sequences:
- the si:ch211-176g13.8 gene encoding F-BAR and double SH3 domains protein 2: MQPPPRKVKVTQEVKHTHTEQLNRLQLKHQTDLDFLEDLRTYSQKKALIEKDYSQALHKLASQYSKREWNGAPSEDLRDSRNVWAVWRSYLEGVMKVSQSRINGCENYRSQISDPVKTFRAQKDLQLKRCCEQLARAQADLQVTIRDLEKSRKAYQEAEQTAQTVREKADMEAKSKLSLFQSRSSLKRASVKLKAKKNEWKCKATQARNDYLLTLSATNAHQDRYYETDLISCITVLDGSFYNHVQSFLISLCQTELETSQSIQDTFQCLLETSSGVTQDIHQQIFIQDNSVFQKAAPFQYQPCENDLVRELLKESGTAEEHSLNKEARKWATRVAREHKNIILTQRTLSEYIESHQQDQNNNELELKMDDARECIRKSETVKLKAEVRLNLLRDVGVAVDVWLKSAMNQVMEELENERWAALNTHDAPFSHSVDLDREDDEDTETLDDSSSSPSSTHRNYPLTCSVLYSYQASQPDELTIQEQEILELIDDGDMEDWVKARNRTGQVGYVPEKYLQLPTSSSLLSMIQSLSSIDAQSHTSSTSTEQEPEIETLTQSSQNSHASAINLARALYAYEAQTEDELSFPEGAVICILSKHNQEDDGFWEGEFNGAVGVFPAVLVEDLCGPEGAQTHKSMNVQVSLSVLDQAACPPTVFPSCNSPESVPLPSLTGTLNLNGYQTPEPPKILSYSHAHTTSPRSPGEGGSGTLRPVRAAPPPPKQQAQGQVQKREEVEITLV; the protein is encoded by the exons ATGCAACCTCCTCCAAGAAAG GTAAAAGTCACACAAGAGGtgaaacacactcacactgagCAGCTGAACAGACTCCAGCTCAAACACCAGACCGACTTGGACTTCCTGGAGGATCTGAG GACTTACAGCCAGAAGAAAGCACTAATAGAGAAAGATTACTCACAG GCTCTGCATAAGCTTGCCTCGCAGTACTCGAAGCGAGAGTGGAATGGAGCACCATCAGAGGATCTGAGAGACTCCAG AAATGTTTGGGCCGTATGGAGGTCTTACTTGGAGGGTGTTATGAAGGTGAGCCAGTCTCGTATCAACGGATGCGAGAACTATAGGAGCCAGATCTCAGATCCTGTGAAGACGTTCAGAGCGCAGAAGGACCTGCAGCTGAAGAGG TGCTGCGAACAGCTGGCGAGAGCTCAGGCCGATCTGCAGGTCACGATCAGAGACCTGGAAAAGAGCAGGAAGGCCTACCAGGAGGCGGAACAAACAGCGCAGACTGTGAGAGAGAAAGCTGATATGGAGGCCAA GTCAAAGCTCAGCCTGTTTCAGTCACGCTCCAGTTTGAAGAGGGCGAGTGTGAAG CTGAAAGCAAAGAAGAACGAATGGAAGTGCAAAGCCACGCAAGCAAGGAATGATTACCTGCTCACACTGTCAGCCACTAACGCTCATCAGGACCGCTATTATGAGACAGATCTGATCAGCTGCATCACG GTTCTAGATGGCAGTTTCTACAATCACGTACAGAGTTTTCTCATTTCACTGTGTCAGACGGAGCTTGAGACGTCTCAAAGCATTCAGGACACTTTCCAGTGCCTGTTGGAGACGTCCAGTGGG GTGACACAGGATATCCACCAACAGATTTTCATTCAGGACAACTCAGTGTTTCAGAAAGCCGCCCCCTTCCAGTATCAGCCCTGTGAAAATGATTTG GTCAGGGAACTGTTGAAGGAGAGTGGCACGGCTGAAGAACACAGTCTGAATAAGGAAGCACGGAAATGGGCCACACGTGTGGCCAGAGAACACAAGAACATCATTCTCACGCAACGG ACTCTGTCTGAGTATATAGAGTCGCACCAACAGGACCAAAATAACAACGAGCTGGAACTGAAAATGGATGATGCAAGAGAATGCATTCGGAAATCAGAG ACGGTGAAACTAAAGGCAGAGGTGCGTCTGAACCTCCTCAGAGACGTGGGTGTGGCTGTAGACGTCTGGCTGAAGAGTGCCATGAACCAAGTGATGGAGGAACTGGAGAATGAGAGATGGGCGGCCCTCAATACCCACGATGCGCCATTCTCT CACTCTGTAGATTTGGACAGAGAAGATGATGAGGACACAGAGACGTTAGACGACAGCAGTTCCAGCCCCTCCAGCACTCACAGGAATTACCCGCTCACCTGCTCTGTGCTGTACTCGTATCAG GCATCCCAGCCTGATGAGCTCACCATCCAGGAACAGGAAATACTGGAGCTTATTGATGATGGAGACATGGAGGACTGGGTTAAG GCAAGGAACCGAACAGGGCAGGTGGGATACGTGCCGGAGAAATACCTGCAGCTTCCGACCTCCAGCTCTCTACTGAGCATGATCCAGTCTCTCTCCAGCATTGACGCCCAATCACACACCTCCAGCACATCTACAGAACAAGAGCCAGAAATAGAGACTCTCACCCAGAGCAGCCAGAACAGTCATGCCAGCG CCATAAATCTGGCCAGGGCTCTGTATGCCTATGAGGCTCAGACAGAGGACGAGTTGTCTTTCCCAGAGGGAGCCGTAATTTGCATTCTCAGCAAACACAACCAGGAAGATGATGGCTTCTGGGAGGGCGAGTTCAATGGCGCAGTGGGCGTCTTTCCCGCAGTGTTAGTGGAGGATCTATGCGGACCGGAgggtgcacaaacacacaagagcATGAACGTGCAG GTGTCTCTGTCAGTTCTGGATCAAGCGGCTTGTCCACCCACTGTGTTTCCATCCTGTAACAGTCCAGAGTCTGTCCCGCTGCCATCTTTGACCGGCACACTCAATTTAAATGGCTATCAAACCCCAGAACCCCCCAAAATCTTGAGCTACA GCCACGCCCACACCACATCACCCAGGTCCCCAGGAGAGGGCGGGTCAGGCACCCTAAGACCT GTACGAGCTGCTCCTCCTCCACCCAAACAGCAGGCGCAGGGCCAGGTGCAGAAGAGAGAAGAGGTGGAGATCACACTGGTGTGA
- the dhrs13a.2 gene encoding LOW QUALITY PROTEIN: dehydrogenase/reductase SDR family member 13a.2 (The sequence of the model RefSeq protein was modified relative to this genomic sequence to represent the inferred CDS: inserted 1 base in 1 codon), with the protein MFYLIIAAALIAALYVALVETLFKKSKCKGTADMTGKTAIITGGNTGIGKATAXDLAGRGVRVILACRNQKKAEAAINDIKKATGSNDILFMKLDLGSLKSVRAFAENFLKSESRLDLLINNAGLVADGQTEDGFGIEFGVNHLGHFLLTCLLLDRLKESPAARVITLSSMAHRWGKIDFDSLIATKDLGSGRYSWQFFQAYCNSKLCNALFTHELAKRLKGTNVTCYSVHPGVVKTELSRHVSLWQKVFIEPVARLLFLDPKTGAQTTLHCATQEGIEHFSGRYFSCCAVEEVSAKAKDDAVAKKLWEVSEQLSGLS; encoded by the exons ATGTTTTATCTCATCATCGCCGCTGCTCTCATCGCAGCTCTTTATGTCGCCTTGGTGGAGACTTTGTTTAAGAAGTCCAAATGTAAAGGAACCGCTGATATGACGGGGAAAACGGCCATTATTACAG GTGGGAATACCGGTATCGGTAAGGCCACAG CTGATCTGGCTGGTCGTGGAGTAAGAGTAATTCTAGCCTGCAGAAACCAGAAGAAAGCTGAGGCAGCTATAAATGACATCAAGAAG GCCACAGGAAGCAATGATATCCTGTTCATGAAGCTTGATCTTGGAAGCCTCAAATCTGTGCGAGCTTTTGCTGAGAACTTCCTCAAATCTGAGTCGAGACTGGATCTGCTTATCAATAATGCAG GTCTTGTTGCGGATGGTCAAACTGAGGATGGTTTTGGCATAGAGTTTGGCGTCAACCATCTTGGACATTTCCTGCTCACATGTCTTCTGCTGGACCGTCTGAAGGAGAGTCCTGCTGCTCGGGTCATCACTCTATCCTCCATGGCCCATCGCTGGGGCAAGATTGATTTTGATTCTCTTATCGCCACCAAAGACCTGGGGTCAGGGAGATACAGCTGGCAGTTCTTCCAGGCCTACTGCAACAGCAAACTCTGCAATGCCCTGTTCACTCACGAACTGGCCAAGAGATTGAAAGGCACTAACGTCACCTGCTACAGTGTTCATCCAG GTGTTGTAAAGACCGAGCTCTCCCGCCATGTGAGTCTCTGGCAGAAAGTGTTCATCGAGCCAGTGGCTAGACTGCTGTTCCTGGACCCAAAAACTGGAGCCCAAACGACTCTTCACTGTGCCACTCAGGAAGGAATTGAGCATTTCAGTGGACGTTATTTCTCATGCTGCGCTGTGGAGGAAGTCAGTGCCAAAGCCAAAGACGACGCGGTGGCCAAAAAGCTTTGGGAAGTCAGTGAACAACTGAGCGGCCTTTCATAA
- the dhrs13a.1 gene encoding dehydrogenase/reductase SDR family member 13: MFTVLLICGGLVGFYLLLWVTVFKLPKCKSTAKLHGKTVIVTGANTGIGKATALDLARRGARVILACRDESRAQAAVTHIQIETGNKEVLYMHLDLGSLKSVRSFAENFLKKESRLDILINNAGLVIAGKTEDGFGRIFGVNHLGHFLLTLLLLDRLKECGPSRVVTVSSMAHWWGKIDFNCINTHKDLGLGNSAVGLLKLYSHSKLCNILFTHELAKRLQGTKVTCYSLHPGAIKTDIGRHSNLWWRLFMAPFLLLFFSDVDSGAQTSLHCALQEGLEPLSGCYFSSCAVQNVPAKARDDAVAKKLWEVSERLVGLA; encoded by the exons ATGTTTACCGTTCTGCTTATTTGCGGAGGACTCGTAGGGTTTTACCTGCTGCTGTGGGTGACGGTGTTTAAACTGCCAAAATGCAAAAGCACAGCAAAACTGCACGGgaagacggtgatcgtgactg GAGCAAACACGGGTATCGGCAAGGCCACCGCGCTGGATCTGGCGAGAAGAGGAGCTCGTGTGATTCTAGCCTGCAGGGATGAAAGCAGAGCTCAGGCTGCTGTCACACACATCCAGATA gaaacaggaaacaaAGAGGTGTTGTATATGCACTTGGATCTGGGCAGTCTAAAGTCTGTGAGGTCTTTCGCCGAAAACTTTCTCAAGAAAGAATCCAGATTAGACATTCTTATCAACAATGCAG gaCTTGTAATTGCTGGCAAGACTGAGGATGGCTTTGGAAGGATCTTTGGCGTCAATCACCTCGGTCACTTCCTGTTAACCCTCCTACTGCTGGACCGGTTAAAAGAGTGCGGCCCCAGCAGAGTTGTGACTGTATCTTCAATGGCCCATTGGTGGGGGAAAATCGATTTCAACTGCATCAACACTCATAAAGATTTGGGTTTAGGAAATTCAGCAGTGGGCTTACTGAAGTTGTACAGTCACAGCAAACTCTGCAACATCCTCTTCACACACGAGCTGGCCAAGAGACTCCAAGGCACAAAAGTCACCTGCTACAGTCTTCATCCAG GGGCCATCAAAACAGACATCGGTCGTCACAGCAATCTATGGTGGCGGCTGTTCATGGCACCATTTTTGCTGCTTTTCTTTTCGGATGTGGATTCCGGAGCTCAGACGTCTCTTCACTGTGCACTTCAAGAGGGTCTCGAGCCCCTGAGTGGATGCTACTTCTCTAGCTGTGCAGTGCAGAATGTTCCTGCTAAAGCCAGAGATGATGCAGTAGCCAAAAAGCTTTGGGAAGTCAGCGAGAGGCTTGTTGGTTTAGCATGA
- the plekhb1 gene encoding pleckstrin homology domain-containing family B member 1 translates to MPSVLKRWKLNWCDLWIDGSFVFYKSESRRDYETRVNLKATCVNVKSGLECAGVCPPESHPRENLLVVYLRDGSTLILCANSEDEALAWKLTLMEAKRNPVFTYNPYDDTYQTVPIDSHNAVYIMPGTGCGGTQHVWVHRESDDNFGEQIALGLLAGMAAGAAMRSLLWMPFWFC, encoded by the exons ATGC CTTCAGTCCTCAAACGCTGGAAGCTGAACTGGTGTGACCTGTGGATAGATgggagttttgttttttacaaatcTGAATCCAGAAGAGACTATGAGACCAGAGTGAATCTGAAGGCCACCTGTGTGAATGTGAAGTCTGGACTGGAGTGTGCAG GTGTATGTCCACCTGAGAGTCACCCCCGAGAGAATCTGCTGGTTGTTTATCTGAGGGATGGATCTACGCTGATCCTGTGTGCCAACAGTGAAGATGAGGCACT GGCCTGGAAACTCACGCTCATGGAGGCGAAAAGAAATCCA GTTTTCACATACAATCCCTATGACGATACTTACCAGACCGTTCCGATTGACAGCCATAATGCAGTTTACATCATGCCAGGTACAGGGTGTGGAG GAACTCAGCATGTCTGGGTGCACAGAGAATCTGATGACAATTTCGGAGAGCAGATTGCATTGGGGCTCCTGGCTGGAATGGCTGCGGGTGCAGCAATGCGTTCACTTTTATGGATGCCCTTCTGGTTCTGCTGA